One region of Candidatus Bathyarchaeia archaeon genomic DNA includes:
- a CDS encoding S8 family serine peptidase, producing the protein MESKRLTGAIVIAILFASILVTLQPQQSISAEALAKIDPNLVKQMEAGKANEDGSFTALVKVAWDVDLGSIKFDRDNVISLLQTEAARTQEPVITYLRLKRNTEILNTFWLANLILVKADVDTIKEVATLSTVEKVLMNFRITVPEDQGTRQIDTNNPAMATWNIEKVRAPDVWEQLGITGEGMKFATEDTGVDITHQDLADTLFTADPNDPTYPGGWAEFDSNGYWVSGSVPHDTWIHGTATYGLIVGDSKGPFGAVGMAPGAKGLGMHALSLPGGGGSFPQVLAGLEWILDPYDEYGNHYPMPRVSSHSWGAFGYRTELIDVVRNIYFAGHFIIASIGNGGEGSSGSPGNYPETFGIGATDVNDYVPSWSSGEVIQKTDFPTAPDDWPDQWVKPDVSAPGENVIVPVPGNQYIYWGGTSFSSPHVGGAAVLMLSGNPTLNPDELRTALQDTSVWYDTYYPSKPDTRYGWGRIDAFEATVMVALPQGIVGTVTDTTTGQPVYKAQVQVGTRKVLTDANGYYQIRLQPGTYGVTFSRFGYYDNIVTNVVVNPDQFTTLNAALTPVPPGYVAGHVRFEPTGIGIPGALVEALDVPVPIRDETDYDGYYMITIPPGTYDFKASVYGFAGQTATSIAVLEGQTTTLDFSLEQPPAVAVVGDYNNKVSDFLTQRGYLVTAFDRMSQIISDVPNYQTIVVNFPGYWEYVDFMTFQDFITATDTNGVGVVWLDQGWVSQTGGYLLWNYLGWPTMRFESYAWDAEYNYYKLTATDDDLAPGRNIGDQIIHDTGSYYKTHAYYMGVTDGYTANIGTVKTVAGVGYRAWGFDNDYMDSQGIVKVNRDAGNKWVLLSMHANTYYTDFSYWHDDAEAMLVNSVNWVAKIQVPHPKFVAWDLTVDPVVGLWYVDRTVSAGIKNVGWMPGTTTVQMYVSGALEGLSDVTLAPGEYTYLSWIVRRFDVGTYKATVKNLQASFRVRAPTITLDVYEYNSNKPLAGADVYGFYRKYMGPGWQAQWSQTYGGYGHSQMAQPIGDLDKDGINEVIVGGYETPGNGRARILSYNRALGTYIEEFSWTEGGGSMNSPSGATMLDLDGDGQLELVMSWAYSGSNDGVWAYKWDGTNLSKLEHWFGGFVFDVYTGDYDDDGVGEVLVANAPWGGTPYHVIALGWQAGHFVEEARWALSGFEWMENPMVWSGDIDNDGKTEVVAVISSSAYNTSGVWALHWDALLGQWQQELVYGGPFYGTPYGVVVGDLNGNGTPEIGVGNNYPGYVGAAAYLFEWDGLMYKKVWEGKWPAEYSVIEAVDMGDADNDGTVEFVAGGGNVHIITWTGTGYAEEATITETKGMLAGTIIGDTDTDGKNEIKSCDIIGLGPGSEWIFKHSPAPTPEPQWRFKKLGTTNAEGKLVFDFPVSVADVYLFVHRGDKTMLGYQYLLTKYEYVWTDTSVAYAPRSTTEAIVSAKPNSRGLELLQHLGVVWLQENGLPILWPFSAFKTNPTKIVVTPETYAFRHMLNQIDAFGSWWYYFMQPDRVAMLTAGQTYTYSFAGAITGYIKHTQTESLVKLDWNVWDSYGHQITGISLDEVSWLSKGTTLYTPVSIKPSMLDDVVAEAGQSVNYWPVIVLYDTKKKMILSGYVQWYEKSAHTSTTKAVYYAELSFVSGPYGNPNTKMAVTVIVEPTA; encoded by the coding sequence GTGGAATCTAAGAGGTTAACAGGGGCTATTGTTATTGCCATTTTATTCGCATCGATTCTGGTGACGCTACAACCTCAACAGTCTATTTCAGCTGAAGCTTTGGCTAAAATTGATCCAAACTTGGTAAAGCAAATGGAAGCTGGAAAAGCAAACGAGGATGGAAGTTTCACAGCCTTGGTTAAGGTTGCATGGGACGTGGACCTTGGATCCATCAAATTTGATCGTGATAACGTGATTAGCCTGCTTCAAACTGAGGCTGCCCGAACTCAGGAGCCCGTGATAACTTACCTCAGGCTGAAAAGGAACACTGAAATCCTTAACACTTTCTGGCTTGCCAACTTGATTCTGGTCAAAGCTGACGTGGACACGATAAAAGAAGTAGCAACATTGTCAACTGTTGAAAAGGTTCTTATGAACTTTAGGATAACTGTGCCAGAGGATCAAGGTACAAGGCAGATTGACACCAACAATCCAGCCATGGCGACTTGGAACATCGAAAAAGTAAGAGCGCCAGACGTATGGGAACAACTGGGAATCACTGGTGAGGGCATGAAGTTTGCAACAGAGGATACAGGCGTCGACATTACCCATCAGGATTTGGCTGACACCCTATTCACGGCTGACCCAAATGACCCGACCTATCCGGGTGGATGGGCGGAATTCGACAGCAATGGGTACTGGGTGTCAGGGTCGGTTCCACACGACACTTGGATTCATGGAACGGCAACCTACGGTCTTATTGTAGGCGATTCTAAAGGACCATTTGGCGCTGTGGGAATGGCTCCAGGCGCTAAAGGTCTCGGCATGCACGCTCTAAGCTTGCCCGGAGGCGGCGGATCATTCCCGCAAGTGCTAGCGGGACTCGAATGGATTCTCGACCCGTACGATGAATATGGTAACCATTACCCGATGCCACGAGTTAGTAGCCACAGTTGGGGTGCATTCGGATATCGCACTGAACTGATTGATGTTGTGCGAAACATATACTTTGCAGGACACTTCATCATTGCGTCAATCGGTAACGGCGGCGAAGGATCAAGTGGCAGCCCAGGTAACTATCCTGAGACGTTCGGTATCGGTGCCACAGATGTAAATGATTATGTTCCAAGCTGGAGCAGCGGCGAAGTCATTCAAAAGACCGATTTTCCAACAGCCCCAGACGACTGGCCTGACCAATGGGTAAAGCCGGATGTTTCGGCTCCAGGAGAGAATGTGATAGTTCCAGTCCCTGGAAATCAATACATCTACTGGGGAGGGACGAGCTTTTCGTCGCCTCATGTTGGAGGTGCAGCCGTTCTGATGCTGTCTGGAAACCCAACGCTCAATCCTGATGAATTGAGAACAGCCTTGCAAGACACTTCGGTTTGGTATGACACCTACTATCCGAGCAAGCCTGACACTCGATACGGCTGGGGCAGAATAGACGCATTTGAAGCCACGGTTATGGTAGCTCTTCCTCAGGGCATTGTGGGAACAGTAACTGATACGACCACTGGTCAACCTGTCTACAAGGCGCAAGTACAGGTTGGCACTCGCAAAGTATTGACAGACGCAAACGGCTACTATCAGATTCGTCTGCAGCCGGGAACATATGGTGTAACCTTCTCAAGATTCGGCTACTACGATAACATTGTGACAAACGTTGTTGTGAACCCCGATCAGTTCACAACACTCAATGCTGCATTGACGCCGGTCCCGCCTGGATACGTTGCAGGTCACGTTCGCTTTGAACCAACTGGAATCGGCATCCCAGGAGCATTAGTTGAAGCGCTCGATGTTCCTGTTCCAATCAGAGATGAAACCGACTACGACGGCTACTACATGATCACGATTCCGCCTGGCACCTACGACTTCAAAGCATCAGTCTATGGATTCGCAGGTCAGACTGCAACCAGCATAGCGGTTCTTGAAGGACAAACAACAACGTTAGACTTCAGCCTGGAACAGCCACCCGCAGTCGCAGTTGTCGGAGACTACAATAATAAGGTTTCAGACTTCCTGACACAGAGAGGTTACCTGGTAACCGCCTTCGATAGGATGTCGCAGATAATTTCAGACGTGCCAAACTATCAAACAATAGTTGTGAACTTCCCTGGCTACTGGGAATATGTTGACTTCATGACGTTCCAAGACTTCATCACGGCAACTGACACTAATGGTGTGGGCGTCGTATGGCTCGATCAAGGCTGGGTGTCGCAGACAGGAGGCTATCTGCTTTGGAATTATCTAGGATGGCCAACAATGAGATTCGAATCCTATGCTTGGGACGCCGAATACAATTACTACAAACTAACAGCAACTGACGATGATCTCGCGCCCGGCAGGAACATAGGAGACCAAATCATCCATGATACAGGCAGTTACTATAAGACGCACGCGTACTACATGGGCGTGACCGACGGCTACACAGCAAACATAGGAACAGTCAAAACGGTGGCTGGGGTCGGGTACCGTGCGTGGGGATTCGACAACGACTACATGGATTCTCAAGGTATAGTGAAAGTCAACAGGGACGCAGGCAACAAATGGGTTCTGCTCTCAATGCACGCAAACACTTACTACACTGACTTTTCCTACTGGCACGATGATGCTGAAGCCATGCTTGTCAACTCAGTCAACTGGGTAGCTAAGATTCAAGTTCCTCATCCCAAGTTCGTTGCCTGGGACTTGACGGTTGACCCAGTGGTTGGTTTATGGTACGTTGATCGCACTGTTTCAGCTGGCATAAAGAACGTAGGCTGGATGCCAGGAACAACAACTGTGCAAATGTATGTCAGTGGAGCCCTCGAAGGTTTAAGCGATGTTACACTGGCGCCGGGAGAGTACACTTACCTATCGTGGATAGTGAGACGGTTCGATGTTGGCACATACAAAGCGACTGTCAAGAACCTACAGGCATCCTTCAGGGTGAGAGCTCCAACAATAACACTAGATGTTTATGAGTACAACAGCAATAAACCGTTGGCAGGAGCAGATGTCTACGGCTTCTACAGAAAATACATGGGACCTGGCTGGCAGGCACAGTGGAGCCAAACCTATGGAGGCTACGGACATTCACAGATGGCGCAGCCCATAGGAGACCTTGACAAAGACGGGATAAACGAGGTCATAGTTGGTGGCTACGAAACCCCTGGCAACGGCAGAGCGCGCATCTTATCGTACAACCGCGCATTAGGCACCTACATCGAAGAGTTCAGCTGGACCGAAGGAGGAGGCTCGATGAACTCGCCATCGGGAGCAACCATGCTGGACCTTGATGGAGACGGCCAACTTGAACTGGTTATGTCATGGGCTTATTCAGGGTCAAACGATGGAGTCTGGGCATACAAATGGGATGGCACAAACCTCTCGAAGCTTGAGCATTGGTTCGGCGGCTTTGTCTTTGACGTATACACGGGTGATTACGATGACGATGGAGTCGGCGAGGTGCTTGTGGCAAATGCTCCTTGGGGAGGCACACCGTATCATGTCATAGCGCTCGGTTGGCAGGCTGGTCATTTCGTCGAAGAGGCTCGATGGGCTCTCTCAGGCTTCGAATGGATGGAGAATCCGATGGTGTGGAGCGGAGACATCGACAACGACGGAAAAACTGAAGTTGTGGCAGTGATTTCAAGCAGCGCTTACAACACGTCTGGAGTCTGGGCACTGCACTGGGATGCACTGCTTGGACAATGGCAGCAGGAGCTGGTTTACGGTGGTCCATTCTATGGCACTCCTTATGGCGTTGTTGTCGGAGACCTCAATGGTAACGGCACTCCAGAAATCGGCGTAGGCAACAACTACCCAGGCTACGTTGGAGCAGCAGCATATCTGTTCGAATGGGATGGACTGATGTACAAGAAAGTCTGGGAAGGCAAATGGCCCGCGGAGTACAGCGTCATAGAGGCGGTGGACATGGGCGATGCTGACAATGACGGAACCGTGGAATTCGTGGCTGGAGGCGGCAACGTACACATTATCACATGGACCGGGACAGGATACGCTGAAGAAGCGACGATAACTGAGACAAAAGGCATGTTGGCGGGAACAATAATCGGAGACACTGATACTGATGGCAAGAATGAGATAAAGTCATGCGACATCATAGGTCTTGGACCGGGCAGCGAATGGATATTCAAGCATTCACCAGCGCCAACACCCGAACCCCAGTGGAGGTTCAAGAAGCTTGGCACAACAAACGCCGAAGGCAAGCTGGTATTCGACTTTCCAGTCTCAGTAGCAGATGTGTACCTGTTTGTACACCGCGGCGACAAGACAATGCTAGGCTACCAGTACTTACTAACAAAATACGAGTACGTCTGGACCGACACCTCAGTAGCCTACGCACCAAGGTCCACAACAGAAGCAATTGTGAGCGCCAAGCCAAACTCACGCGGACTTGAACTACTTCAACACCTAGGAGTTGTGTGGCTGCAGGAAAATGGACTGCCGATACTTTGGCCATTCTCAGCATTCAAGACTAACCCAACTAAGATAGTGGTCACACCAGAAACCTATGCTTTCAGACACATGCTAAACCAGATTGACGCATTCGGCTCATGGTGGTACTACTTCATGCAACCAGACCGAGTAGCAATGCTGACCGCAGGACAAACCTACACGTACTCGTTTGCAGGCGCGATAACAGGATACATAAAACACACGCAGACTGAAAGCTTAGTGAAACTAGACTGGAACGTCTGGGACAGCTATGGCCACCAGATAACAGGAATCAGCCTCGACGAAGTAAGCTGGCTCAGCAAAGGAACCACACTCTACACACCAGTATCCATAAAACCATCAATGCTGGACGACGTAGTCGCCGAAGCAGGCCAGTCAGTTAACTATTGGCCGGTAATTGTGCTCTATGACACCAAGAAGAAGATGATACTATCAGGCTACGTGCAGTGGTATGAGAAATCCGCCCACACATCAACCACAAAAGCAGTCTACTATGCTGAACTAAGCTTCGTGTCTGGACCCTACGGCAACCCGAACACCAAAATGGCAGTCACAGTGATAGTTGAGCCTACGGCATAA
- a CDS encoding GIY-YIG nuclease family protein: MPYYVYVIQCDDGSFYTGYSKNLDKRVKLHTNGKGARYLKIHKPLRVVHVEEFDSRAEAMRRERKIKLLSHVQKLKLKKSRLRSRRHTTQIRTNKKKAKKNTVV; the protein is encoded by the coding sequence ATGCCCTACTACGTCTACGTCATTCAATGCGACGACGGCAGCTTCTACACAGGGTACTCCAAAAACTTGGACAAGCGAGTGAAACTGCACACGAATGGAAAAGGCGCTCGCTACCTGAAAATTCACAAACCGCTAAGGGTTGTTCACGTTGAGGAATTCGATTCAAGAGCTGAAGCTATGAGAAGAGAACGAAAAATCAAACTGTTAAGCCACGTTCAGAAACTCAAACTGAAGAAATCTAGGCTACGCTCAAGGCGCCATACAACACAGATCAGAACGAACAAGAAGAAAGCAAAGAAGAATACGGTTGTTTGA
- a CDS encoding carboxyl transferase domain-containing protein yields MREPTVKDKIQKLRQLRDQARLGGGKERIEEQHKRGKLTARERIEKLLDPNTFVELDPYVVHICADFGMGERKTPGDGVVTGYGTIDGRLVYVFSQDFTVFGGSLGEMFAKKVCKIMDLAMKAGAPVIGINDSGGARIQEGVASLAGYGDIFFRNVLASGVVPQISAIMGPCAGGAVYSPALTDFIVMVDKTSHMFITGPEVIKTVLAQEVSFEELGGARVHNQTSGVAHFMASNEEEGIHIIKKLFSYLPSNNLEDPPIVETGDDPSRVDEHLAEVIPDDPDKPYDIKEIILSVVDIGDFLEVQPLWAPNIVIGLARLNGRSIGIVANQPKYYAGTLDIHSSTKAGRFVRFCDCFNIPVITFVDVPGFLPGVDQEHGGIIRHGSKLLYAYIEATVPKITIITRKAYGGAYVVMGSKHSGGDINYAWPTAEIAVMGPEGAINIIFRKEIRAAKNPAGKRAELVREYREKFANPYIAQQKAYIDDVIEPSHTRPKLISALEMLSTKREPRPGKKHANIPL; encoded by the coding sequence ATGCGGGAACCCACAGTCAAGGATAAGATTCAGAAACTGCGCCAATTACGTGATCAAGCAAGGTTAGGCGGCGGAAAAGAACGCATTGAAGAACAACATAAAAGGGGCAAGTTAACCGCGCGTGAACGAATAGAAAAGCTGCTTGACCCCAACACGTTTGTGGAACTCGACCCATACGTTGTTCATATCTGCGCCGACTTCGGCATGGGTGAGAGAAAAACCCCAGGCGACGGCGTAGTCACGGGCTACGGAACGATTGACGGCAGACTCGTTTACGTTTTCAGCCAAGACTTCACGGTGTTCGGCGGTTCATTAGGTGAAATGTTTGCCAAAAAAGTCTGCAAAATCATGGATTTGGCCATGAAGGCAGGCGCGCCAGTTATTGGAATAAACGATTCTGGCGGCGCACGTATTCAAGAAGGCGTGGCCAGTCTTGCAGGTTACGGCGACATCTTCTTCCGCAATGTGCTGGCGTCGGGCGTTGTTCCGCAAATCTCAGCCATTATGGGTCCTTGTGCTGGCGGCGCGGTCTATTCTCCGGCCTTAACTGACTTCATTGTTATGGTTGATAAGACAAGTCACATGTTCATAACTGGTCCAGAGGTCATCAAGACAGTCTTGGCTCAAGAGGTCTCGTTTGAGGAGTTAGGCGGAGCGAGAGTGCACAATCAAACCAGCGGGGTCGCGCATTTCATGGCAAGCAACGAGGAAGAGGGAATTCACATAATCAAGAAACTGTTCAGCTACTTGCCCAGCAACAACTTGGAAGACCCTCCAATAGTCGAGACAGGGGACGATCCGAGTCGTGTGGACGAACACCTAGCTGAAGTCATACCAGACGATCCAGACAAGCCATATGACATTAAGGAAATCATACTCAGCGTAGTTGACATCGGAGACTTCTTAGAAGTTCAGCCTTTGTGGGCGCCAAACATCGTCATAGGCTTGGCAAGATTGAACGGACGCTCAATAGGCATCGTGGCAAACCAGCCAAAATACTATGCGGGCACCCTAGATATTCATTCGTCAACGAAAGCTGGACGTTTTGTGCGTTTCTGCGACTGTTTTAACATTCCCGTCATCACTTTTGTCGATGTCCCAGGCTTCCTGCCAGGCGTTGATCAGGAACACGGTGGCATCATCCGCCACGGTTCAAAACTCCTCTATGCTTACATCGAAGCCACAGTGCCAAAAATCACGATTATCACGCGTAAGGCGTATGGCGGAGCTTACGTCGTTATGGGCAGCAAGCATTCAGGCGGTGACATCAATTATGCTTGGCCAACAGCTGAAATCGCGGTTATGGGGCCTGAAGGCGCCATTAACATAATATTCCGAAAAGAGATACGAGCCGCCAAGAATCCAGCTGGGAAACGTGCCGAGCTAGTCAGAGAGTACAGGGAGAAGTTCGCTAATCCTTACATTGCACAGCAGAAGGCTTACATCGATGACGTAATCGAGCCTAGTCACACGAGACCCAAACTGATATCAGCATTGGAAATGCTCAGCACTAAACGGGAGCCTAGACCGGGCAAGAAGCACGCAAATATTCCGCTCTAA
- a CDS encoding oxaloacetate decarboxylase subunit alpha yields MKSVKITDTTFRDAHQSLMATRMRTDSMLPIAEKIDQVGFHSLEAWGGATFDVCIRFLNEDPWERLRQLKKYIKKTPLQMLLRGQNLVGYRNYPDDVVRKFVEKAAKNGVDIFRVFDALNDTRNLETAVKMVRKVGAHAQGTVCYTLSPVHTVKHYLGIVQRLAELECDSICIKDMAGLLSPKDAFDLIKAFKKEAGLPVQLHCHYTSGMALMTYLRACDADVDVLDTAFSSLAGGTSQPPVETIVAALRNTSCDPKLDMEILVEVADYFRGLREKYFDPIRLIDPMAERIDTGILVHQIPGGMFSNLISQLRDQNASDKLEKVLKEVPRVRKELGYPPLVTPTSQIVGTQAVFNVLSGKRYSIVPKEVKDYVRGLYGKSPAHIDEEVKKKIIGDEEVITQRPADLLKPELNTISEETKQFFEKEEDALTYVLFPQAALEFFRKRKTMIKESPASLLPPQLRQELEEIAAVSTVIASYLKGREEIAAVIPTRKSGRSSPWSLAGRQELTNLRG; encoded by the coding sequence ATGAAATCTGTCAAGATAACCGACACAACGTTTCGAGACGCCCATCAGTCTTTGATGGCAACACGCATGCGCACAGATTCCATGCTGCCCATCGCTGAAAAAATAGATCAAGTAGGCTTTCACAGCCTAGAAGCGTGGGGAGGCGCCACATTCGACGTTTGCATTCGCTTCTTGAATGAAGACCCGTGGGAACGCTTGCGCCAACTAAAGAAGTACATCAAGAAAACGCCATTGCAGATGCTTCTACGCGGGCAAAACCTCGTGGGCTACCGCAACTACCCGGACGATGTAGTCAGAAAATTCGTTGAAAAAGCCGCAAAGAACGGAGTCGACATATTCCGAGTGTTCGACGCATTAAATGACACCCGCAATCTGGAAACAGCTGTTAAGATGGTCAGGAAGGTAGGCGCGCACGCGCAAGGCACTGTCTGCTACACGCTTAGTCCTGTTCACACAGTGAAGCATTATCTGGGAATCGTGCAGCGCTTGGCTGAACTTGAATGTGATTCCATTTGCATTAAAGATATGGCTGGCTTGCTTTCTCCCAAGGATGCTTTCGATTTGATCAAGGCTTTCAAGAAGGAAGCAGGCCTACCTGTACAGCTGCACTGTCATTACACAAGCGGGATGGCGCTGATGACTTATCTGCGCGCCTGCGACGCTGATGTTGATGTGCTTGACACCGCTTTTTCTTCCCTCGCGGGTGGCACGTCTCAGCCTCCGGTTGAAACTATTGTTGCTGCGTTGCGCAACACGTCGTGTGACCCGAAACTTGACATGGAAATTTTGGTCGAAGTCGCAGATTATTTCAGAGGATTGCGCGAGAAGTATTTTGACCCAATTCGCTTGATAGATCCGATGGCTGAGCGCATCGACACGGGAATTCTGGTGCATCAGATTCCCGGTGGCATGTTCTCCAATCTGATCTCGCAATTAAGAGATCAAAACGCATCGGACAAGCTTGAAAAAGTTTTGAAAGAGGTGCCCCGAGTGCGCAAAGAACTGGGTTACCCGCCGCTGGTTACGCCTACAAGCCAGATTGTTGGAACCCAAGCAGTGTTCAACGTCTTATCTGGGAAACGCTACAGCATCGTGCCCAAAGAAGTCAAGGACTACGTAAGAGGATTGTACGGCAAATCACCTGCACACATCGACGAGGAAGTTAAGAAGAAGATTATTGGAGACGAGGAGGTCATAACCCAGCGACCAGCAGACCTGCTCAAACCAGAACTCAACACCATATCTGAAGAGACAAAGCAGTTCTTTGAGAAAGAGGAGGACGCCCTAACCTACGTGCTATTTCCTCAGGCAGCGCTCGAATTTTTCAGGAAGAGAAAAACCATGATCAAAGAAAGCCCCGCAAGTTTGCTACCTCCTCAGCTACGCCAAGAACTCGAGGAAATCGCCGCAGTGTCAACCGTGATTGCATCTTATCTGAAGGGCAGAGAGGAAATAGCAGCAGTAATTCCGACCAGAAAGAGTGGCAGATCCTCCCCGTGGAGCCTTGCAGGGAGACAAGAACTGACGAACCTGCGAGGCTAG
- a CDS encoding biotin/lipoyl-containing protein: MKREITVDGRRYEVEVTDCPIGSPFKVKVNDKSREVLLEHELNQKSFNLRIDKESYLIELPTLLRNTPFSVKVNNIPFKVEIKSSAPRITVASPHPVMMEIPKSTRTAVEGAVVAPMAGKIVSVKVRKGDQVKMGTILCVLEAMKMENEITAPKSGTVQEILVQAGKAVNEGDALVILK, encoded by the coding sequence TTGAAACGCGAAATTACAGTTGATGGAAGACGGTACGAAGTTGAAGTAACCGATTGTCCAATTGGCTCGCCATTTAAGGTTAAGGTCAACGACAAGAGCCGTGAAGTGCTTCTGGAACATGAACTCAACCAGAAAAGTTTCAATTTGAGAATCGACAAGGAATCTTACTTGATTGAGCTGCCGACCCTTCTGAGAAACACGCCTTTTTCAGTCAAAGTGAACAACATACCTTTCAAGGTTGAAATAAAATCCTCAGCGCCGAGAATCACTGTTGCATCTCCCCATCCTGTTATGATGGAAATTCCGAAATCAACAAGGACCGCTGTGGAAGGAGCTGTTGTCGCGCCTATGGCGGGCAAGATCGTGTCGGTTAAAGTCAGGAAAGGCGACCAAGTCAAGATGGGCACGATTCTCTGCGTGCTTGAAGCCATGAAAATGGAAAACGAGATTACAGCGCCAAAAAGCGGAACGGTTCAAGAGATTCTGGTTCAAGCAGGCAAAGCCGTCAACGAAGGCGACGCGTTAGTGATTCTGAAATAA
- a CDS encoding ferredoxin-thioredoxin reductase catalytic domain-containing protein translates to MEQARTRAEADARTSGCFLNPDKEFLNNLLEGLKTNEERYGYPSCPCRLASGKFEFDRDIICPCDYRDPDVAQYGCCYCALFVRKDVYEGKTAVQPVPERRPVEKQNRAYQASADATTTEARAATTPKVVKAPSQVRMKMWYCKQCGYVCFREEPPYICPICKAKREFFSEITIHSEPRTS, encoded by the coding sequence TTGGAGCAAGCGCGAACACGGGCTGAAGCCGACGCAAGAACTAGCGGCTGCTTTCTAAATCCGGACAAGGAATTCCTCAACAACCTTCTCGAAGGACTCAAAACCAACGAGGAACGCTACGGCTACCCATCATGCCCATGCAGACTTGCCTCTGGAAAATTCGAGTTTGACAGAGACATAATCTGTCCCTGCGATTACCGAGACCCAGACGTTGCCCAATACGGATGCTGCTACTGCGCGCTTTTCGTGAGAAAAGACGTTTATGAAGGCAAGACGGCTGTACAGCCAGTTCCAGAGAGGAGGCCTGTAGAGAAACAAAACAGAGCCTACCAAGCCAGCGCAGACGCCACGACTACTGAAGCACGTGCGGCAACTACTCCCAAAGTGGTCAAGGCGCCTTCTCAGGTACGGATGAAAATGTGGTATTGCAAGCAATGCGGCTACGTCTGCTTCCGCGAGGAGCCGCCATACATCTGTCCAATATGCAAGGCTAAACGGGAATTCTTCTCAGAAATAACCATACACTCTGAGCCGAGAACATCATAG
- a CDS encoding glutaredoxin family protein produces MTPAKLKTVKVSGTNKKHKILLYALSTCAWCRLAKRYLSENKIEYEYVDVDLCTEKNRQNIRNDISERGGEPSYPTIIVDDRIVITGFRKDKLSEALGV; encoded by the coding sequence ATGACGCCTGCCAAGCTGAAGACCGTCAAAGTTTCGGGCACAAACAAGAAGCACAAGATCCTTCTCTACGCCTTAAGCACATGCGCTTGGTGTAGACTCGCAAAGCGCTACTTAAGCGAAAACAAGATTGAGTACGAGTACGTTGATGTTGACCTCTGCACCGAAAAAAACCGTCAAAACATCAGAAACGACATTTCAGAGCGAGGCGGCGAACCAAGCTATCCCACCATTATCGTCGACGATAGGATTGTGATCACCGGATTTCGCAAAGACAAGCTAAGCGAGGCTTTAGGCGTTTGA
- a CDS encoding peptidylprolyl isomerase, which produces MPDKVHCSHILVKTETEARKILERLGKGEKFANIAREVSLCPSGKRGGDLSTFGRGQMVKEFETVAFALQKGQLSSIVKTKFGYHVIKRLE; this is translated from the coding sequence ATGCCCGACAAAGTTCATTGTTCCCACATACTTGTGAAGACCGAGACAGAAGCAAGGAAAATACTAGAACGCTTGGGGAAAGGCGAGAAATTTGCCAACATTGCTCGGGAAGTTTCATTGTGTCCTTCTGGGAAACGTGGCGGCGATCTTAGCACTTTTGGCAGGGGACAGATGGTGAAAGAGTTTGAGACAGTTGCCTTTGCGTTGCAGAAGGGTCAGCTTTCATCCATTGTTAAGACGAAGTTTGGTTATCATGTCATCAAGCGGCTGGAATAG